A window of the Brassica napus cultivar Da-Ae chromosome A2, Da-Ae, whole genome shotgun sequence genome harbors these coding sequences:
- the LOC106388016 gene encoding uncharacterized protein At1g43920, Chloroplastic-like has protein sequence MGEIINPVRDSSSILFDLVLKNLDSHLSFFEYRMMSSGCEDSSVNTMGIRGIPEQCGCGRRTGIYTSKTKVNPGRTFFRCPTFQNDHLYKWVDEAVYEEVQDALPKVECFASDVMKLKMEIESMKTVEEELKEDVRKASNELKKLNVIMKVGFSVVCLCGVICLVLIMFDKAYGLSMNSY, from the exons ATGGGCGAAATCATAAATCCAGTTCGCGATTCAAGCTCGATTCTCTTCGATCTCGTCCTTAAGAATCTCGATTCTCATCTCTCCTTCTTCGAGTATCGCATGATGAGTTCGGGTTGTGAGGATTCGTCTGTGAATACAATGGGAATTCGTGGTATCCCGGAGCAATGCGGCTGTGGTCGAAGAACTGGGATATACACATCAAAAACGAAGGTCAATCCAGGAAGAACTTTCTTTAGATGCCCAacgtttcaaaat GATCACTTGTATAAATGGGTAGATGAAGCTGTCTACGAAGAGGTTCAAGATGCATTGCCAAAAGTTGAGTGCTTTGCATCAGATGTTATGAAACTTAAAATGGAGATCGAAAGCATGAAAACCGTGGAGGAAGAGTTGAAAGAAGATGTTAGGAAGGCGAGCAATGAACTTAAGAAGCTGAATGTGATCATGAAAGTGGGTTTTTCGGTGGTTTGTTTATGCGGTGTGATATGTCTTGTGTTGATCATGTTTGACAAAGCATATGGGTTGTCTATGAATAGCTACTAG
- the LOC125587843 gene encoding uncharacterized protein LOC125587843 yields MLEEIRRQCMTRNYNRSKMAKDRKTRFTPKTHKELDRVEKKSKECSLRWAIGPETEVEDRDQSYVVNLENETCACRSWQMNGIPCIHAAKVILGVGRKLSEFVAPFYTTSKWRETYSFGIRPVNGMIEWPRTNRLGVIPPPNRNGKPGRPKNHDRKKGTNETVSTTKLSRANRVMTCSNCKEEGHYKNTCRKAFVESPPKKPRGRPRKYQGLHFGESQAQSSEAQTSQNQSSQAQASAWEVPQSSEGQSSQAQSSRWEVPQSSQAEASQTAAWGRWFFRCLCVVYDGLCLNAFVVCCL; encoded by the exons ATGTTAGAGGAGATTAGGCGCCAATGTATGACTAGGAACTACAATAGGTCTAAGATGGCTAAGGACAGGAAGACTAGGTTCACCCCAAAGACACATAAAGAGTTAGACAGGGTTGAGAAGAAGTCAAAAGAATGTAGTCTGCGTTGGGCAATTGGGCCAGAGACTGAGGTGGAAGATAGAGACCAGTCTTACGTGGTGAATTTGGAGAATGAGACTTGTGCATGTCGAAGCTGGCAAATGAATGGTATTCCATGCATCCATGCTGCTAAGGTCATCCTTGGCGTGGGTAGAAAACTCTCTGAATTTGTTGCTCCTTTCTACACAACCTCTAAGTGGCGTGAAACCTACAGTTTTGGGATCAGACCTGTAAATGGGATGATAGAGTGGCCTCGGACCAATAGATTAGGTGTGATTCCACCACCTAATCGAAATGGCAAGCCTGGTAGGCCTAAAAACCATGATCGAAAGAAGGGAACCAATGAGACAGTGTCTACTACCAAGCTGAGTCGTGCGAACAGGGTAATGACTTGCTCTAATTGCAAAGAAGAAGGGCACTACAAGAATACATGTCGGAAGGCTTTTGTTGAGAGTCCACCTAAGAAACCAAGAGGCAGACCAAGGAAATATCAG GGACTACACTTTGGCGAGTCACAAGCTCAATCCTCAGAAGCTCAAACCTCACAAAATCAATCCTCACAAGCTCAAGCATCAGCATGGGAAGTTCCTCAATCTTCAGAAGGTCAATCCTCACAAGCTCAATCATCACGATGGGAAGTTCCTCAATCCTCACAAGCTGAAGCATCACAGACAGCAGCGTGGGGAAGATGGTTTTTTAGATGCTTGTGTGTTGTTTATGATGGTCTCTGTCTGAATGCTTTCGTTGTGTGTTGTTTATGA